From Thunnus albacares chromosome 22, fThuAlb1.1, whole genome shotgun sequence, the proteins below share one genomic window:
- the LOC122973512 gene encoding potential E3 ubiquitin-protein ligase ariadne-2-like gives MDSKQTKSKPDDLKSDLTSEKEKCYDPEDSTLKFVDREDEMDFLCIGYTSRRALMSCGHAVTPMSLTDWCRRLLDQGESRFKCGQTRCNVEWPFEEVCKMALLTPEEMKEFEKKMINNSKDAKSCPGCKSRVMRTDLNDLSVLCSVCTADKKKVYRFCCQCSREWKGPFPRSDHCENDGCINQLLETLRKCPEIIFTNVKDVTGCPSIRACPTCGQLVEHDKTKCKNIVCPRCRVEFCFVCLKVTKECHQSSSYFKPCSSGVAPRQTSIPVWKRK, from the exons ATGGactcaaaacagacaaaaagcaaaCCTGATGATCTAAAGAGTGATTTAACATCCGAGAAGGAGAAGTGTTATGATCCTGAAGACTCAACACTTAAATTTGTTGATCGGGAGGATGAAATGGATT TTTTGTGCATTGGTTACACGTCTCGCAGAGCGCTGATGTCATGTGGTCATGCTGTCACTCCGATGTCTCTCACCGACTGGTGTCGCAGGTTGTTGGATCAG GGTGAGAGCAGATTTAAATGTGGTCAAACTCGCTGCAATGTTGAATGGCCCTTCGAGGAGGTTTGTAAAATGGCTCTTCTGACCCCTGAAGAAATGAAggagtttgaaaagaaaatgatcaacaaTTCTAAGGATGCCAAATCA TGTCCTGGCTGCAAGTCTCGTGTGATGAGAACTGACCTGAATGATCTGAGTGTCCTCTGCTCAGTTTGCACAGCTGACAAAAAGAAGGTCTACAGATTCTGCTGTCAGTGCTCGAGGGAATGGAAAGGTCCATTTCCACGTTCAGATCATTGTGAAAACGATGGCTGCATCAATCAACTACTTGAAACACTGAGAAAGTGTCCAGAGATCATCTTTACGAATGTGAAGGATGTCACTGGCTGTCCCTCCATCCGTGCCTGTCCCACCTGTGGCCAACTGGTGGAGCATgataaaactaaatgtaaaaacattgtcTGTCCCCGATGTAGGGTGGAGTtctgctttgtgtgtctgaagGTCACTAAAGAATGTCATCAATCAAGTTCATATTTCAAGCCTTGCTCCAGTGGTGTCGCCCCCAGACAAACCTCTATACCTGTGTGGAAGAGGAAATAA